A genomic region of Zalophus californianus isolate mZalCal1 chromosome 11, mZalCal1.pri.v2, whole genome shotgun sequence contains the following coding sequences:
- the LOC113915023 gene encoding LOW QUALITY PROTEIN: DNA primase large subunit-like (The sequence of the model RefSeq protein was modified relative to this genomic sequence to represent the inferred CDS: inserted 3 bases in 2 codons; deleted 2 bases in 1 codon; substituted 1 base at 1 genomic stop codon), translating to MQFSGGKRKKLRLTGDQRNVCYSHSLQFYLEPPSESISLIEFEHLAIDRVKLLKAVENLGVSYVKGTEPYQSKLENEIRKLKFSFRENLENEYEPRRKDHISHFILRLAYCQSEDLRRWFIQQEMDLLRFRFSILPNDKIQNFLKDSHLHFEAISDEXKSVREPEILASSPSLSGSKTELELESVYKIPFADALDLFRGRKVCLEGDFAYVPLKDIVAIVLNEFRAXKALALTARSLPAVQSDERLQPLLNHLSHSYTGQDYSTQKNAGKISLDQIDSLSTKSFPPCMRQLHKALRESHHLRHGGRMQYGLFLKGIGLTXEQALQFWKQEFIRGKMDPDKFDKCYSYNIRHSFGKEGKRTDYMPFSCMKIILTNPPSHGDYHGCPFRHSDPELLKQKLQSYKISPGGTQQILDLVKGTHYQVACQKFFEMIHNVDDCGFSLSHPNQFFFESQRILSGNKDIRKESIQPETPQPKPSVQKAKDASSALACLNSSLEMDMEGLEDYFSE from the exons ATGCAGTTTTCTGGAGGAAAACGGAAAAAACTGAGGTTGACAGGTGACCAAAGGAATGTTTGCTACTCTCATAGCCTTCAGTTTTACTTGGAGCCACCTTCTGAAAGCATATCTTTGATCGAGTTTGAACACTTGGCTATTGATAGAGTTAAATTGCTAAAAGCAGTTGAAAATCTTGGTGTGAGCTATGTGAAAGGAACTGAGCCATACCAGAGTAAGTTGGAGAATGAGATAAGAAAGCTCAAGTTTTCCTTCAGAGAAAACTTAGAGAATGAGTATGAACCACGAAGAAAAGATCATATTTCTCACTTTATTTTACGCCTTGCTTATTGCCAGTCTGAGGACCTTAGACGCTGGTTCATTCAACAAGAAATGGATCTCCTTCGATTTCGATTCAGCATTTTACCCAATGACAAAATTCAGAATTTCTTAAAGGATAGCCATTTGCACTTTGAGGCTATAAGTGATGAATAGAAGAGTGTCCGAGAACCAGAGATTCTTGCTTCATCACCCAGTTTGAGTGGGTCTAAGACGGAATTGGAGTTGGAGTCAGTTTATAAGATCCCTTTTGCTGATGCTCTGGATTTGTTCCGAGGAAGGAAAGTCTGTCTGGAAGGTGACTTCGCTTATGTACCACTTAAAGACATTGTGGCAATTGTCCTGAATGAATTCAGAGC AAAGGCTTTAGCATTAACAGCCAGGTCCTTGCCTGCTGTGCAGTCCGATGAGAGACTTCAGCCTCTACTTAACCACCTCAGTCATTCTTACACTGGTCAAGATTACAGCACACAGAAGAATGCTGGGAAGATTTCTTTAGACCAGATTGATTCGCTTTCTACCAAATCCTTCCCACCTTGCATGCGTCAGTTACATAAAGCCTTGCGGGAAAGTCACCATCTTCGTCATGGAGGCCGGATGCAGTATGGCCTCTTCCTGAAGGGCATTGGTTTAA TTGAACAGGCATTGCAGTTCTGGAAGCAAGAATTTATCAGAGGAAAGATGGATCCAGACAAGTTTGATAAATGCTACTCTTATAATATCCGTCATAGCTTCGGAAAGGAAGGCAAGAGGACAGACTATATGCCTTTCAGTTGCATGAAGATTATTCTAACCAATCCACCAAGCCACGGGGATTATCATGGGTGCCCATTCCGTCACAGCGATCCAGAGCTGCTGAAGCAGAAGTTGCAGTCCTACAAGATCTCTCCTGGA GGGACACAGCAGATCTTGGATTTAGTAAAAGGGACGCATTACCAAGTGGCCTGTCAGAAGTTCTTCGAGATGATACATAATGTGGATGATTGTGGCTTTTCTTTGAGCCATCCTAATCAATTCTTTTTTGAGAGCCAACGGATTCTAAGTGGTAATAAAGACATCAGGAAGGAATCCATCCAACCAGAAACTCCTCAACCCAAACCAAGTGTCCAGAAAGCCAAGGATGCGTCATCTGCTCTGGCCTGTCTAAATTCCTCTCTGGAAATGGATATGGAAGGACTAGAGGATTACTTCAGTGAATGA